A part of Desulfobacter sp. genomic DNA contains:
- a CDS encoding methyltransferase domain-containing protein has translation MRTNKRTTYRPGGLTLTRAALDHCGLAPGDPVLDAGCGDGVTCAFLSGEAGLSTFGMDLSAQRISKTGSGWTGIRARLPLLPFATSAFRAVFCECVLSLVAEKQDCLEEFFRLLKPGGHLVLTDLYLPGEAPAPVPGLTCLDGALGRNALKAAVEGAGFRLRIWEDHTRMLREMACQMVFKHGSLDNFWKTLTGDVFHAGLGARCRAREINPGYCLIIADKASDKQKYE, from the coding sequence TTGAGGACAAATAAGCGTACCACATACAGGCCCGGCGGACTAACCCTGACCCGGGCCGCCCTGGACCATTGCGGCCTTGCCCCCGGCGACCCCGTACTGGATGCCGGCTGCGGTGACGGGGTGACCTGTGCATTCCTCTCCGGGGAAGCCGGGCTCAGCACCTTCGGCATGGATCTCTCCGCCCAGCGGATCTCCAAAACAGGGTCTGGCTGGACCGGCATACGGGCGAGGCTGCCCCTTCTCCCCTTTGCAACTTCTGCCTTCAGGGCCGTATTCTGCGAATGCGTCCTCTCCCTGGTGGCGGAAAAGCAGGACTGCCTGGAGGAATTTTTCAGGCTGCTCAAACCGGGGGGCCACCTGGTGCTCACCGACCTTTATCTTCCCGGCGAGGCGCCGGCGCCGGTCCCCGGCCTCACCTGCCTGGACGGGGCTCTGGGCCGCAACGCATTGAAAGCGGCCGTCGAGGGAGCCGGTTTCAGGCTCCGGATCTGGGAGGACCACACCCGGATGCTCAGGGAAATGGCCTGCCAAATGGTATTTAAACACGGCAGCCTGGATAATTTCTGGAAAACCCTCACCGGGGATGTTTTCCATGCCGGCCTGGGCGCCCGGTGCCGGGCCAGGGAGATCAACCCCGGAT
- a CDS encoding 4Fe-4S dicluster domain-containing protein → MEKSDLTAYEKKCIQEEPAFCTARCPFHVDVKGFLAQMAGGNADKAFKIIEKTLPLPEIITRICDHPCEAACIRKELDDPLAIGRLERACAGNRNRQKKYFPPPAKETLVGIWGSGLSSLTAAWDLALKGYKVRVFEHEERLGGHLRQLDRAVLPPSVLDREIARLERFGVKFTTRAGYTSFLEAQDRFQAQYIGMDARGGPENPPETEEFSLQWLSDSKRFAGGFSRNGASASPDSYPIDLAFQGRKAATSMDRILSGVSLRAGREREGVFQTGLSTDISHEAIRPMIADAGKNIEQAALEAGRCIQCDCSRCIRTCNTFLENFKGHPGKYAREIYNNLAIVMGEKKANTLINSCSLCGQCETVCPNDFSMADLCLSARQEMVADNKMPPSAHEFALGEMAHANGETCFFSIHAPGKTTSDRVFFPGCQLTGSSPDQVKAAWAWLNNTLEEDIGLISGCCGAPAYWAGQKGLFQETGSRLKALWESWGRPGIITACTACTRMLEEVLPGAEISSLYVEMDALRAGLPRPQPSPAGPVAVSDPCTARRDTAVQQAVRSLALSQGLEIKELDTAGELTECCGFGGLVFNANPNLAGTIIQNRVRQSPLDYMAYCAMCRDRLARAGKPARHILDLFWPGTADPENRQDPGFSGRRRNLAAFKREMEGGEAPEDTVPITNGGKRIMIPPEALARMEDEFILVPDIQRVLDHHESEKNRSFFVDGERGAEIANFRPANVCFWVAFKEDGGAYEILDTWCHRMEVARPPGTAPGGPLDGHNPALSCGTCRTPLESVKNHVAYLDSRFDVDLPQCPGCGAVYISPEMARGKMAEVEKILEDK, encoded by the coding sequence ATGGAAAAATCAGACCTCACCGCCTATGAGAAAAAATGCATCCAGGAGGAGCCGGCCTTTTGCACGGCCCGGTGCCCCTTCCATGTGGATGTAAAAGGTTTCCTGGCCCAGATGGCCGGGGGGAATGCGGACAAGGCCTTTAAAATCATTGAAAAAACCCTGCCCCTGCCGGAAATCATCACCCGGATCTGCGACCATCCCTGCGAAGCGGCCTGCATCCGTAAAGAGCTTGATGATCCTTTGGCCATCGGCCGGCTGGAACGGGCCTGCGCCGGAAACCGGAACCGGCAGAAAAAATACTTCCCCCCCCCGGCCAAGGAAACACTCGTCGGCATCTGGGGCAGCGGCCTGTCCAGCCTCACGGCGGCCTGGGACCTGGCCCTCAAGGGCTATAAGGTCCGTGTATTCGAACATGAAGAGCGGCTGGGCGGTCACCTGCGCCAACTGGACAGGGCGGTCCTGCCCCCGTCGGTTCTGGACCGGGAGATTGCACGCCTTGAAAGATTCGGGGTGAAATTCACCACCCGGGCCGGGTATACATCCTTCTTAGAGGCGCAGGACCGGTTCCAGGCCCAGTACATCGGCATGGACGCCCGGGGGGGGCCAGAGAATCCTCCGGAAACAGAGGAATTTTCCCTCCAATGGCTGTCGGATTCCAAACGGTTTGCCGGCGGTTTTTCCCGGAACGGGGCCTCCGCCAGCCCTGACAGCTACCCCATAGACCTTGCCTTCCAGGGCCGGAAGGCCGCCACCTCCATGGACCGGATCTTGTCCGGGGTCTCCCTGAGGGCCGGCCGGGAGAGGGAGGGCGTTTTTCAGACCGGGCTCTCCACGGACATCAGCCATGAGGCGATCCGGCCAATGATTGCCGATGCTGGAAAAAATATTGAACAGGCCGCCCTGGAGGCAGGCCGCTGCATCCAGTGCGACTGCTCCCGGTGCATCCGGACCTGCAACACCTTTCTGGAGAATTTCAAGGGCCATCCCGGTAAATACGCCCGGGAGATTTACAACAATCTGGCCATCGTCATGGGGGAAAAAAAGGCCAATACCCTGATCAACTCCTGCAGCCTCTGCGGTCAGTGCGAAACCGTCTGCCCCAATGATTTTTCCATGGCCGACCTCTGCCTCTCCGCCCGGCAGGAGATGGTGGCAGATAATAAAATGCCCCCCTCCGCCCATGAATTCGCCCTGGGAGAAATGGCCCATGCCAATGGCGAAACCTGCTTTTTCTCCATCCATGCCCCGGGCAAAACCACCTCGGACAGGGTGTTCTTCCCGGGATGCCAGCTCACCGGCTCATCCCCGGACCAGGTCAAAGCGGCCTGGGCATGGCTGAATAATACCCTTGAAGAAGACATCGGGCTCATCTCCGGCTGCTGCGGGGCACCGGCATACTGGGCGGGGCAAAAGGGGCTGTTTCAGGAGACCGGCAGCCGGCTCAAGGCCCTCTGGGAATCCTGGGGCCGGCCCGGGATCATCACCGCCTGCACCGCCTGCACCCGGATGCTGGAAGAGGTTCTGCCCGGGGCCGAGATTTCCTCCCTTTACGTGGAGATGGATGCCCTCCGCGCCGGCCTTCCCCGGCCCCAGCCCTCCCCTGCCGGCCCCGTGGCTGTCAGCGACCCCTGCACGGCCCGCAGGGACACGGCCGTCCAGCAGGCCGTGAGATCCCTGGCCCTATCACAAGGCCTTGAGATCAAAGAACTGGACACCGCCGGAGAACTGACTGAATGCTGCGGCTTCGGCGGCCTGGTCTTCAATGCCAACCCCAACCTGGCCGGCACCATCATCCAAAACCGGGTCCGGCAGAGCCCCCTGGACTATATGGCCTATTGTGCCATGTGCCGGGACCGCCTGGCCCGGGCCGGAAAACCCGCCCGCCATATTCTGGACCTGTTCTGGCCGGGAACGGCTGACCCTGAAAACAGGCAGGATCCCGGCTTTTCGGGCCGGCGCAGGAATCTCGCCGCCTTTAAACGGGAGATGGAAGGCGGGGAAGCGCCAGAGGATACGGTACCGATTACCAACGGCGGGAAAAGAATCATGATCCCGCCGGAGGCCCTGGCCCGCATGGAAGATGAATTCATCCTGGTGCCGGACATTCAAAGGGTGCTGGACCACCATGAATCGGAAAAAAACCGGTCCTTTTTTGTGGATGGGGAAAGGGGCGCTGAAATCGCCAATTTCCGGCCGGCCAATGTCTGCTTCTGGGTGGCATTCAAGGAAGACGGCGGGGCATATGAGATCCTGGATACCTGGTGCCACCGGATGGAAGTGGCCCGGCCCCCGGGCACTGCGCCGGGCGGCCCCCTGGACGGCCACAACCCGGCCCTGTCCTGCGGCACCTGCCGCACCCCGCTGGAGAGTGTCAAAAACCATGTGGCCTACCTGGATTCCCGGTTCGATGTGGACCTGCCCCAATGCCCGGGCTGCGGGGCCGTATATATCTCACCGGAAATGGCCCGGGGAAAGATGGCGGAAGTGGAAAAGATCCTTGAGGACAAATAA